One part of the Mycobacterium marinum genome encodes these proteins:
- a CDS encoding YbjQ family protein, translating into MLVVTTNDIPGWEIQRVCGEVFGLTVRSRNAFSQIGAGFKSMFGGELQGMTKNLAESRNEAMARLMTEARNKGGNAIIGMRFDTTELGDVWTEICAYGTAVQAVPVTDAARYTASQLGYGGAPQPQQ; encoded by the coding sequence GTGCTCGTTGTCACGACCAATGACATTCCCGGTTGGGAAATCCAGCGGGTGTGCGGCGAAGTCTTCGGACTGACCGTGCGTTCCCGAAATGCCTTCTCCCAGATAGGCGCCGGATTCAAATCGATGTTCGGCGGCGAGTTGCAGGGCATGACCAAGAACCTGGCCGAGAGCCGCAATGAGGCGATGGCCCGGCTGATGACCGAGGCCCGCAACAAGGGCGGCAACGCGATTATCGGGATGCGCTTCGACACCACCGAGCTCGGTGACGTATGGACCGAGATCTGCGCGTACGGCACTGCGGTGCAGGCGGTGCCGGTCACCGATGCCGCACGCTACACCGCGTCGCAGCTCGGTTATGGCGGCGCTCCCCAGCCTCAGCAATAG